The Oryza sativa Japonica Group chromosome 11, ASM3414082v1 DNA window GCTTGCATCAGCTGAGCACACGTCGAGGAACGCCAAGAACACGTTCGATCAAGAAGCGGCGatcacgtcggcggcggcggcggtgtcgcaGTCGAAGCCGCAGCGGCAGCGCGGGCAGTCGGCGAAGTTGGCGAGCGGgaaggcggcggagagagggccGACGAAGAACCggaggtcgtcgccggcgcggtcGACGCGGCCGATGCCGAGCCACGCGAACAGCACCTTCACGCTCACCCCCTCCAGCGACCGGATCGAGCCTTCCATCGCCACCCCGGCCACGCGCCGCCCGTACCGGAGCAGgtacgcgccgccgtcgcccacgcGGAACTCGCAgtctccgccgccgttgccgtcgccggagagGCGCACCTCGAAGGAGCCGTCGGGGCGGAGC harbors:
- the LOC9271554 gene encoding uncharacterized protein — its product is MAKKLLAAAAALLLLLAAAAQALASSSSSPGSANLTATPTAYEMVERYGFPRGILPEGVESYVLRPDGSFEVRLSGDGNGGGDCEFRVGDGGAYLLRYGRRVAGVAMEGSIRSLEGVSVKVLFAWLGIGRVDRAGDDLRFFVGPLSAAFPLANFADCPRCRCGFDCDTAAAADVIAAS